One genomic region from Rosa rugosa chromosome 1, drRosRugo1.1, whole genome shotgun sequence encodes:
- the LOC133734360 gene encoding probable trehalose-phosphate phosphatase 3: MGHQDETESWKARGHEDNREPTDDVGSHTSWLANHPSALDGFEDMMMTSMAAAKGKKIVVLLDYDGTLSHIVPDPDQAFMTEAMRSAVDQVANCFPTAIISGRRRDKVHDFVKLDNLCYAGSHGLDISTPSASSKYSNHKHQSRTTDGKGNESDVFRPAVDFLPTIKKIKTALEEEIKGIEGAMIEDNTFCISVHYRCVKEEKVDKLKGTVESFMEAYDNFRISEGKKVMEIRPKIDWDKGRALQYLLDTPDFGSSSNDVIPVFIGDDKTDEDAFKAIKTIGRGIPIVVSSTPRETEASYSLRDPTEVMRFLLQLAKWMEEGSV, from the exons ATGGGACACCAAGATGAAACGGAGTCCTGGAAAGCAAGAGGCCACGAAGATAATAGAGAACCAACTGATGATGTGGGATCTCATACTTCATGGCTG GCAAATCATCCATCTGCTTTAGATGGTTTTGAAGACATGATGATGACGAGCATGGCAGCTGCCAAGGGAAAGAAAATCGTCGTCTTGTTGGATTACGACGGTACTCTTTCCCATATCGTACCAGACCCTGATCAAGCTTTCATGACTGAAGCA ATGCGATCAGCCGTAGATCAAGTTGCTAACTGTTTCCCTACTGCAATCATTTCTGGAAGGCGTCGAGATAAG GTCCATGACTTTGTGAAATTAGACAATCTCTGTTATGCTGGAAGCCACGGCTTGGATATATCGACCCCATCAGCCTCTTCAAAATATAGTAACCATAAGCATCAATCTAGAACCACTGATGGAAAA GGAAATGAATCCGATGTCTTTCGTCCAGCCGTAGATTTTTTGCCCACCATTAAAAAG ATAAAGACGGCACTGGAAGAAGAAATAAAGGGTATAGAAGGTGCCATGATAGAAGATAATACATTCTGCATCTCTGTGCACTATCGGTGCGTCAAAGAAGAG AAGGTGGACAAACTTAAAGGGACGGTTGAATCTTTCATGGAAGCTTACGATAACTTTCGCATATCGGAAGGGAAAAAG GTTATGGAAATACGCCCTAAGATCGACTGGGACAAAGGTCGGGCCTTGCAATATTTGCTAGACACACCCGATTTTGGCAGCTCAAGTAATGATGTTATCCCAGTGTTTATAGGAGATGACAAAACTGATGAAGATGCTTTTAAG GCTATAAAGACAATTGGGCGAGGTATTCCCATTGTTGTTTCTTCCACTCCAAGGGAGACCGAAGCATCCTACTCGTTACGTGATCCAACGGAAGTCATGCGTTTCCTGTTACAACTTGCGAAGTGGATGGAAGAAGGCTCCGTCTAA